DNA from Deinococcus yavapaiensis KR-236:
CCCTCCAACGAGAACTCGGCATCAGCTCGGCGAACCTCCCGTGGGTGGTCAACGCATACATCCTCGCCTTCGGCGCGCTGCTCTTGTTCGGCGGCCGCGCCGGCGACTTGTACGGCCGCCGCCGCGTGTTTCAAAGCGGCCTGCTCCTCTTCACCGTCGCGTCCCTGCTCGTCGGCCTCGCGCCCAATGCTGCGCTGCTCATCGCCGCTCGCGCCTTGCAAGGCGTCGGCGCGGCCTTGACCGCCCCGAACGCCTTCGCCCTCATCACCACCACCTTTCCCGCCGGTGCAACTCGTAACAAGGCCCTCGCCGTGTACGGCGCGATGTCCGGCCTCGGCATCGTCGCGGGCCTGCTCCTCGGCGGCCTCCTCACCGGCACCCTCGGGTGGCGCTGGGTGTTCTTCATCAACATCCCCGTCGGCTTGCTCGTCCTCGCTGGCACCCGCACCCTCGTGGAAGCCGCGCGTCAACCCGGACGCCTCGACGTCCTCCCGGCCATCACGGGAACGCTGGGCATGGCGTCGTTGGTGTACGCTGGCGAACAAGGCTGGACGGACCCCCTCACCCTGGGCGCCTTCGCGGGTGCAGCCGTCCTGATTCCGCTGTTCCTGCTCAGCCAAGCGCGCCGTGCGAATCCCCTGCTGCCCCTCGGCTTGTTCCGCGATTGCAACTGCGCCGGGTCGTACCTCGGCATGCTGCTCCTCGCGATCGGCCCGATGGGCACCTTCTACCTCGTGACGCTGTTCATGCAGCACATTCTCGGGTACAGCCCCATCCGCGCACGGGCCTCGCGTGGCTGCCGTTCGCCGTCGGGATCGCCCTCTCGTCAAGCGTCGGCTCGAAGCTCGTCTCCCGCGTGACACCTCGCGCGCGCCGCCGCCGGAATGATGATCGCCGCCGCCGTTCTGTGGCTGTCGAACATGGATTCGCAAGCGAGCGACGCCCTGCACATCCTGCCAGGCATCTTCGCGACCGC
Protein-coding regions in this window:
- a CDS encoding MFS transporter, which produces MSHVNPTSPKSSQLGLPLLVIAAAQLMLVLDDSIANVALPTLQRELGISSANLPWVVNAYILAFGALLLFGGRAGDLYGRRRVFQSGLLLFTVASLLVGLAPNAALLIAARALQGVGAALTAPNAFALITTTFPAGATRNKALAVYGAMSGLGIVAGLLLGGLLTGTLGWRWVFFINIPVGLLVLAGTRTLVEAARQPGRLDVLPAITGTLGMASLVYAGEQGWTDPLTLGAFAGAAVLIPLFLLSQARRANPLLPLGLFRDCNCAGSYLGMLLLAIGPMGTFYLVTLFMQHILGYSPIRARASRGCRSPSGSPSRQASARSSSPA